ccctcctcctcacccactcccctcctcctcacccactcccctcctcctcacccactcccctcctcctcacccactcccctcctcacccactcccctcctcctcacccactcccctcctcacccactcccctcctcacccactcccctcctcctcacccactcccctcctcacccactcccctcctcctcacccactcccctcctcacccactcccctcccctcctcctcacccactcccctcctcctcacccactcccctcctcctcacccactcccctcctcctcacccactcccctcctcctcacccactcccctcctcctcacccactcccctcctcctcacccactcccctcctcctcacccactcccctcctcctcacccactcccctcctcctcacccactcccctcctcctcacccactcccctcctcctcacccactcccctcctcctcacccactcccctcctcctcacccactcccctcctcacccactcccctcctcctcacccactcccctcctcacccactccccacctcctcacccactcccctcctcacccactcccctcctcctcacccactcccctcctcctcacccactcccctcctcacccactcccctcctcacccactcccctcctcctcacccactcccctcctcaccccccccccccctcctcacccactcccctcctcctcacccactcccctcctcctcacccactcccctcctcctcacccactcccctcctcctcacccactcccctcctcctcacccactcccctcctcctcacccactcccctcctcctcacccactcccctcctcacccactcccctcctcctcacccactcccctcctcctcacccactcccctcctcctcacccactcccctcctcctcacccactcccctcctcctcacccactcccctcctcctcacccactcccctcctcacccactcccctcctcctcacccactcccctcctcacccactcccctcctcctcacccactcccctcctcacccactcccctcctcctcacccactcccctcctcacccactcccctcctcacccactccccccNNNNNNNNNNNNNNNNNNNNNNNNNNNNNNNNNNNNNNNNNNNNNNNNNNNNNNNNNNNNNNNNNNNNNNNNNNNNNNNNNNNNNNNNNNNNNNNNNNNNNNNNNNNNNNNNNNNNNNNNNNNNNNNNNNNNNNNNNNNNNNNNNNNNNNNNNNNNNNNNNNNNNNNNNNNNNNNNNNNNNNNNNNNNNNNNNNNNNNNNNNNNNNNNNNNNNNNNNNNNNNNNNNNNNNNNNNNNNNNNNNNNNNNNNNNNNNNNNNNNNNNNNNNNNNNNNNNNNNNNNNNNNNNNNNNNNNNNNNNNNNNNNNNNNNNNNNNNNNNNNNNNNNNNNNNNNNNNNNNNNNNNNNNNNNNNNNNNNNNNNNNNNNNNNNNNNNNNNNNNNNNNNNNNNNNNNNNNNNNNNNNNNNNNNNNNNNNNNNNNNNNNNNNNNNNNNNNNNNNNNNNNNNNNNNNNNNNNNNNNNNNNNNNNNNNNNNNNNNNNNNNNNNNNNNNNNNNNNNctctcccccaccccctcactcagGCTCCCTCACCTGGCGTCGTGCAGCAGGAGGTGGCAGCCCGCCCCGTGCGCTCCAGCGCCGTACACCAGGCAGCGGCGGCGGTACTTCTTCTCCCGGGTGTGGGTGCGCTGGTGACGCCGCAGGATGGAGGACTGACTGAAGTCCTTGAGGCAGACGGTGCAGCGGAagggcttctccccggtgtgggtGCGCTGGTGGGTGGCCAGGTTGGACAGGCGGCTGAAGTCGCggccgcaggtctggcagcggaAGGGCTTCTCGCCAGTGTGGGTCAGCTGGTGCTTGACCAGGTTGGAGGGCTGGCTGAACTCCTtgccgcaggtctggcagcggaAGGGGCGCTCGCCCGTGTGGGTTCGCTCGTGCCTCACCAGGTTGGACTTGTGGTTGAAATCCTTCTCGCAGGTAGGGCACTTGAagggccgctcgccggtgtgCACCCGCAGGTGCCGCTCGAAGTGGCAGGAGTGCTCAAAGGTCTTGCCGCAGTCCGAGCAGATGAAGCCCCGCTGCCCGGGCCGGCACCTCCTCCGCACGCCACCCCTGCCCGGCGGGGGACGTAGGACTGCCCGGATGCCCGGCGGCAGCATCCTCCTGGGCGTGCGGGGCGCCACGTCCCCCTTCTGTTCCTCCGCCCCCTCCATGGTCAGCAggcggtgtgtgtgtctgtgtgagagagagagagtctgagagtgtgtgtgggtgtgtgtgagagagtgtgtgtgtgtgtgagagagggtgtgtgtgtgtgtgtgagagagggtgtgtgtgtgtgtgtgtgtgtgcgcgtgtgggtgtgtgtgtgagagagagagtgtgtgtgtgtgtgtgtgtgtgagagagtgtgtgtgtgtgtgagagagggtgtgtgtgtgtgtgtgagagagagagagtgtgtgtgagagtgtgtgtgtgtgggtgtgagagagagagagagagagtgtgtgtgtgtgtgtgtgtgtgtgtgtgtgtgtgagagagagtgtgtgtgagtgtgtgtgagtgagagtgtgggtgtgtgtgtgtgtgagagagagtgtatgagagtgcgagagagagagtgtgtgtaagagagagtgtgcacgtgtgtgtgagggtgtgtgtgtgagggtgtgtgtgtgcgtgtgtgtgagagagagtgtatgtgcatgtgagagagagtgagtgtgtgagagagagtgagtgtatgagagtgcgagagagagagtgtgtgtgtgtgtgtgtgtgtgggtgtgcgtgtgtgtgtgtgagagagagtgtatgtgcatgtgagagagagagtgagtgtgtgagagagagtgagtgtgagagagagtgtgtgtgtgtgagagagagtgtgtgtgtgtgagagtgagtgtgtgtgtgtgtgagagagagaaagaatgagagtgtgtgtgggggggtgtatgtgtgtggtgagtgtgtgagagtggggggagtgtgtgtgtgtgtgtgtgagagagtgagtgagtgtgtgtgtgagagtgagtgtgtgtgagagaaagtgagagagagagtgcgtgtgtgtgtgagagagagagattgtgtgtgtgagggagagtgtgtgtgtatgagtgtgagtgggtgtgtatgagagagagtgtgtgtgtaagtgtgtgtgtggtgagtgtgagagagtgggggagtgtgtgggtgcggggaagagtgtgtgggggtaagtgtgtgtgtgtgtgtgtgtgtgtgggggtggtgtgtgtgcgtgagtggggggagtgtgtgggtgtgggggagagtgtgggggggtaagtgtgtgtgtatatgtttgtgtgtgtgtgggtgggggaagagagagagagagagagagagcaccacGGTCACAAGACAGCAGTGAAACACCGTCCATCCCTGCTTCAGGAGTGCTGCCACCCCGTCACATCACCAAACCCCCTTTGGTTCGACCGTTCCATAGCCCCCCAAGCTAAACAGGCCCCACCtgccctgctcctgccccatatccctctggaactttccagatcatgtacttatccaatgttggaactgcacccgTGTCCACCACGTCCTCCGCAAGTCCATTCCACACCACCTCTATCCACACCTCTTGTTATTTTATAGGTTGAGAGGCCAGCTCTCAaactccgacgttccagggaagaaTTTCCCACTCCTTCCTTGCAACTCAAACCTGTCCACGCccggcgacatcctggtaaatctcttctggaaaCCCTCACCAGCTCGACATTTTCCCGTTCCTTTAACAGGGGcggccagaactggacgcagCCCTCCAGGAGAAAGTACGTTACAAACTCGACGGGGACATCCCCAAAtccaaaaggtctgagcaatgaagggcaaaagtgccaaacgccttcttaaccccCGCCGTCTACCTGTGACGTGAACGTCAAAGGATGACGTGCCTGAACccagaggtccctctgctccagcACATCGCCCCCAAGGCCTGACCGTTATGTAGGGAGGTCCCACCCCTTGTCTGTTTCACCAAAGTGTAATACTTGGCGTCTATCCCAATTGAAATAGAGAATAGAATCAGagactagaatccctacagcgtggaaacatggCATTTGcccctagtccaacactgaccctctgaacggtatcccaaccaaacccattcccctaccccattaccCTACATTGTCCCCTAACCAATGCCtttaacctgctcatccctgggcactatgggtaatttagcacggccaatccccccaccctaacctgcacatccctgggcactatgggtaatttagcacggccaatcccccaccctaacctgcacatccctgggcactatgggtaatttagcacggccaatcccccaccctaacctgcacatccctgggcactatgggtaatttagcacagtcaatcccccaccctcacctgcacatccctgggcactgtgggtaatttagcacggtcaatcccccaccctaacctgcacatccctgggcactgtgggtaatttagcacggtcaatcccccaccctaacctgcacatccctgggcactatgggtaatttagcacagccaatcccatcctaacctgcacatccctgggcactatgggtaatttagcacagccaatcccatcctaacctgcacatccctgggcactatgggtaatttagcacggtcaatcccccaccctaacctgctcatccctgggcactatgggtaatttagcacggccaatcccccaccctaacctgcacatccctggggcactatgggtaatttagcacggtcaatcccccaccctaacctgcacatccctgggcactatgggtaatttagcacagccaatcccatcctaacctgcacatccctgggcactatgggtaatttagcacggtcaatcccccaccctaacctgcacatccctgggcactatgggtaatttagcacggccaattcccaccctaacctacacctccctgggcactatgggtaatttagcacggccaatcccccaccctaacccacacatctctgggcactatgggtaatttagcacggccaatcccccaccctaactcgcacatccctgggcactatgggtaatttagcacggccaatcccccaccctaacccgcacatccttgggcactatgggtaatttagcacggtcaatcccccaccctaacctgcacatccctgggcactatgggtaatttagcacggccaatcccccaccctaacctgcatatccctgggcactatgggtaatttagcacggtcaatcccccaccctaacccgcacatccctgggcactatgggtaatttagcacggccaatcccatcctaacctgcacatccctgggcactgtgggtaatttagcacggtcaatcccccaccctaacctgcacatccctgggcactgtgggtaatttagcacggtcaatcccccaccctaacccgcacatccctgggcactatgggtaatttagcacggccaatccccaccctaacctgcatatccctgggcactatgggtaatttagcacggtcaatcccccaccctaacccgcacatccctgggcactatgggtaatttagcacggccaattcccaccctaacctacacatccctgggcactatgggtaatttagcacggccaatcccccaccctaacccacacatccctgggcactatgggtaatttagcacggccaatcccccaccctaactcgcacatccctgggcactatgggtaatttagcacggccaatcccccaccctaacctgcacatccctgggcactatgggtaatttagcacggccaatcccccatcctaacccgcacatccctgggcactatgggtaatttagcacggtcaatcccccaccctaacctgcacatccctgggcactatgggtaatttagcacggccaatcccccatcctaacccgcacatccctgggcactatgggtaattcagcacggccaatcccccaccctaacctgcatatccctgggcactatgggtaatttagcacggccaatcccccaccctaacctgcacatccctgggcactatgggtaatttagcacggccaatcccatcctaacctgcacatccctgggcactgtgggtaatttagcacggtcaatcccccaccctaacctgcacatccctgggcactgtgggtaatttagcacggccaatcccatcctaacctgcacatccctgggcactgtgggtaatttagcacggtcaatctccaccctaacctgctcatccctgggcactatgggtaatttagcacggccaatcccccaccctaacccacacatccctgggcactatgggtaatttagcacggccaatcccccaccctaacacgcacatccctgggcactatgggtaatttagcacggccaatccccaccctaacctacacatccctgggcactatgggtaatttagcacggccaatccccagcctaacccgcacatctctggactgtgggaggaaattggagcactcgGGAGGGGAACATATGCGGATACGGGGAGAGAATGTGCGAACCCCCACTCGGTcagtcacctggggctggaatcgaacccgcgtccctggtgctgtgaggcagcagcgctaacccaCAGAGCCACCGTCACCTCGATCTGCCATTTTCCAGCCCGTTGACCTATTTCGGTCCAAGATCTCTTTGAAATCTTCGTGACTATGTGAGCAATTTTGACGTCGCCTGCAAAAACGTATTGAACCATTCCTTCGACGTTTTCATTCATGTTACTTTAAGGCAGGATATTTCTCCCACAATGGGGGTTGACCGAATCGACTCCTGGGATTGCTGTTCGCAGTTCCGGTTTATCGGAAGGGTATAAtcgagctggagagggttcagaggagatttaccagggggTTGCCAGTTTGAGTTGGAAAGGAGGACCGGGAAGTTTTCTCGCTGCAGGTTTCGGAGGTTGAGATGCGATCTGACAAAATAACCGGAGGTAGAGTTAGCGGTCGGTGCGTCTTTTTTCCTCTGGGGTAGGCGATTTCGTGGCCAGAGGAGTGCGGACGCTGCAGCTCAGAGTcggagagtgcggtgctggaaaagcacagcaggtcaggcagcatccgagcagcaggagaatccattttggaggagagagatttaagaatAAAAGGTCAGGGGAGACGAAtcttttacgcagagggtggttcatttGTGTGAACGAACTCCCATATTCCCCCCTGTCTCCCCACAGCATACAGGATATCCAACCTCCTTGCGGTAGACAGAACATACCCCCTGGCGTATTCAGAATAAACCACTAGCTGCTCTCAAAATTCAGCTTGATAGTATCTAGACAACGCAACTGCCTtacggtgaacacacacagcacctccacGCAATATCCACAGTATAAACAACACACCATTAACACCACGCGCTCTGttagcgagggggggacacacacccTCAGAGTTccctccaccacacccctccTGACGGTCACCAACACAGAGTGCGCGTTCCCGTAACAATCTatcctgccccctccccccccccccc
This sequence is a window from Hemiscyllium ocellatum isolate sHemOce1 chromosome 49, sHemOce1.pat.X.cur, whole genome shotgun sequence. Protein-coding genes within it:
- the LOC132837339 gene encoding zinc finger protein 22-like; the encoded protein is MVCLCFEGGMGLMHHLGGSAPSGHPSVFSFEGLRHTHRLLTMEGAEEQKGDVAPRTPRRMLPPGIRAVLRPPPGRGGVRRRCRPGQRGFICSDCGKTFEHSCHFERHLRVHTGERPFKCPTCEKDFNHKSNLVRHERTHTGERPFRCQTCGKEFSQPSNLVKHQLTHTGEKPFRCQTCGRDFSRLSNLATHQRTHTGEKPFRCTVCLKDFSQSSILRRHQRTHTREKKYRRRCLVYGAGAHGAGCHLLLHDAR